Proteins from one Vallitalea longa genomic window:
- a CDS encoding transposase: MKYSKTYYWKPVFWSRSYCILTTGEATIEMIEKYIRSQAGVKD; this comes from the coding sequence ATGAAATATTCAAAAACATATTACTGGAAACCCGTATTTTGGAGTAGAAGTTATTGCATTTTAACAACTGGAGAAGCAACAATAGAAATGATTGAGAAATATATTCGCTCTCAAGCAGGAGTTAAAGATTAA